One Lactobacillus sp. CBA3606 DNA segment encodes these proteins:
- a CDS encoding conjugal transfer protein yields the protein MARQDYEDYDYEYDDYEDPRDHRYAERPRPQYHEDYEDRPPQRIQERDERNYRRPPDDYRDERYPPHDFEQQREPRSSYDRESEHDLQYEYNERPAKHQIASHKKARPKRPRKKVKRQRPPKRQPKPMKEKKTRKLKQPRVGIRRKTTWFCWLILIASVSFGVYKNFTAINKHTVHEREVVKVKLTDTNAIEAFITDFAKVYYTWEPNQEKLENRQKDLSKFMLNGLVTLNADALRSDIPTTSTVSDIRIWKVEAKKNQVNEVLFTVNQQIKNSQKEDAAKAIESTYSLNVMKNKDGDMVIVTNPTIAAAPSKAKATEKQLQTDSSIDAETTSSITKFLTTFFTLYPSGTTNELKYYVDGGTKPLNKDYRFAELVNPTFHRQGDNIRVDATVKFLDSETDMTQYSQYSLILEKAGSNWTIKSGL from the coding sequence ATGGCCCGTCAAGATTATGAAGACTACGACTATGAGTACGACGACTACGAAGATCCCCGTGATCATCGCTATGCGGAACGCCCGCGACCACAGTATCATGAAGATTATGAGGATCGACCACCGCAGCGAATACAGGAACGGGACGAACGCAACTATCGCCGACCACCAGATGATTATCGCGATGAGCGTTACCCACCCCACGACTTTGAACAACAACGTGAACCACGGTCATCCTATGATCGAGAAAGTGAACACGATCTACAGTATGAATACAACGAACGTCCAGCCAAGCATCAGATCGCTTCACATAAGAAAGCCCGTCCCAAGCGGCCGCGTAAAAAAGTCAAACGACAACGACCACCAAAGCGCCAACCAAAACCGATGAAAGAAAAAAAAACCCGCAAGTTAAAACAACCTCGCGTTGGCATCCGGCGAAAAACTACTTGGTTCTGTTGGTTGATCTTGATCGCTAGTGTGAGTTTTGGCGTGTACAAGAATTTCACTGCCATCAATAAACACACAGTCCATGAACGTGAAGTAGTGAAAGTTAAGTTGACTGATACCAACGCGATTGAAGCATTCATCACCGACTTTGCCAAAGTCTATTACACATGGGAACCTAACCAGGAAAAATTAGAAAACCGACAAAAAGATCTTAGTAAATTTATGTTAAATGGATTGGTGACCCTGAATGCCGATGCTTTGCGTTCAGATATTCCGACAACTTCCACTGTGTCTGATATTCGAATTTGGAAAGTTGAGGCTAAAAAGAATCAAGTCAATGAAGTCTTATTCACCGTTAATCAGCAGATCAAAAACAGTCAAAAAGAAGACGCCGCAAAAGCAATCGAGTCCACCTACTCATTGAATGTTATGAAAAATAAAGATGGTGACATGGTGATTGTGACTAATCCAACGATTGCGGCAGCTCCGTCTAAGGCCAAAGCAACAGAAAAACAGCTTCAAACAGATAGTTCAATTGATGCCGAAACCACCAGTAGCATCACTAAATTTCTAACGACTTTCTTCACCCTTTATCCTAGCGGCACCACCAATGAACTGAAATATTATGTCGATGGAGGGACAAAACCACTAAATAAAGACTACCGTTTTGCGGAACTGGTCAATCCCACCTTCCATCGTCAAGGCGACAACATTCGAGTTGACGCGACCGTCAAGTTCCTCGATAGTGAAACCGATATGACCCAATATTCACAGTACTCTCTTATTTTAGAAAAAGCAGGTTCAAACTGGACAATTAAGTCTGGTTTATAG
- a CDS encoding bifunctional lytic transglycosylase/C40 family peptidase — protein MNKKWLGLAVLPIILISLLFFSVAMTADDDDSSDSTELVVDSMNLSAEVLKYKSTVEKYCKEFGIPDQVTVILAIMQVESGGKGSDVMQSSESLGQAPSSLSPDASIKQGVKYFASLIKSMKTTKTDLNTAIQSYNFGGAFINYVATHGKKYSLQIASDFAKEKAGGKKVTYTNPVSDEGWRYAYGNMFYVSLVSQYLSPTVANFSDKTVKAIMTEALKYQGTPYVFGGSTPTTGFDCSGLTSWAYAKAGIKLPRTAQAQYNVTQHISIKNSKAGDLVFFKGTYATSDYITHVGIYVGNMRMYNAGDPLGYANLNTAYWQAHLVGAGRIKK, from the coding sequence ATGAATAAGAAATGGTTAGGCCTAGCCGTTTTGCCGATCATACTCATTAGCTTGTTGTTCTTTTCAGTGGCAATGACAGCTGATGACGATGATAGTAGCGATTCTACTGAGTTAGTGGTTGATTCGATGAACCTTTCCGCAGAAGTACTCAAGTACAAAAGTACCGTTGAAAAATATTGCAAGGAGTTTGGTATTCCTGATCAAGTAACCGTGATTCTCGCGATTATGCAAGTTGAATCTGGCGGTAAAGGTAGCGATGTCATGCAGTCTAGTGAATCACTGGGCCAAGCTCCCAGTAGTTTATCGCCGGATGCTTCGATCAAACAAGGCGTGAAATACTTTGCTAGTTTAATCAAATCCATGAAAACAACCAAAACTGATTTAAATACAGCTATTCAAAGTTACAACTTCGGTGGCGCTTTTATTAATTATGTGGCTACGCATGGTAAGAAATATTCGCTACAAATAGCCAGTGATTTCGCTAAAGAAAAGGCCGGCGGCAAAAAAGTCACTTACACCAATCCAGTTTCTGATGAAGGTTGGCGCTACGCTTATGGCAATATGTTCTATGTAAGTTTAGTCAGCCAATATCTTAGCCCGACTGTGGCTAACTTCAGTGATAAAACGGTCAAAGCCATAATGACCGAAGCACTTAAATACCAAGGCACGCCCTATGTTTTTGGCGGCTCAACGCCAACCACAGGTTTTGATTGTTCTGGGTTAACCAGTTGGGCTTACGCCAAGGCTGGTATTAAGCTCCCGCGTACCGCCCAAGCGCAATATAATGTGACCCAACATATCAGTATCAAAAACTCCAAGGCCGGTGACTTAGTATTTTTCAAAGGCACTTACGCAACTTCAGATTACATTACCCACGTTGGCATCTATGTCGGTAATATGCGCATGTATAATGCTGGCGATCCCCTTGGCTACGCTAACTTAAATACCGCCTACTGGCAAGCACACCTTGTTGGTGCTGGTCGCATCAAGAAATGA
- a CDS encoding CD3337/EF1877 family mobilome membrane protein, whose translation MSVRKKRLLLLIGFVLVVVLVSATSLQSVHAAGLVDETVNNKHEFSKYPVNNYQLDYFVDSSWDWLPWNWGDGIGKSVMYAIYAITNFLWLISVYLSYATGYLIQQAYSLDFIKDTTDAIGKNMQLLAGVSKNGFSADGFYPGMLLLLILVLGVYVAYTGLIKRESSKAISAVANFIVIFILSASFIAYSPDYIGKINQFSADMSTSALNTGSKMIMQNKQSTSKNGVDAIRETLFNIQVKQPWTLLQFGDSNLKEVGEDRVNKLVKTDPFKNKGKDRTEIVKAEIEDKENDNLSAVKTIQRLGVTTFVCIFDIAITIFVFFLTAMMLFSQILFIIYAIFLPISCLLAMIPGFNGLMKTAVLRLFNTIMMRAGVTIVLTLTFCLSTMIYGLSTTTPFFLVAFLQIVIFAGIWMKLGDLMGMMQLKSSDSQAGASRLRRSSSRLIRQVMGNAAMGGMLARGLKPRPQPQTETGTDATGKGNSKRPQPNKRDATTSKMTRAGKKVGAALDTKKKMAATAKHTKEQLKDLPTNTKYGLHQGKETAKKGIGDFKNGLKNQRQDNQSERELAAKKRREEMQRRKLVVDPPKNPRQPSNSDPIKKKSAVSPVTQPKPRDPSTTKLPHTKTPIEKPTSRPKQSFTTAPKTGEKRQFKPTTDKPLNLVVNKTTMHRKLLVKPRQKHDE comes from the coding sequence ATGTCGGTACGTAAAAAACGACTTTTATTACTGATCGGCTTTGTGCTAGTCGTGGTGCTAGTGAGTGCTACTTCTCTCCAAAGTGTCCACGCAGCAGGCCTAGTCGATGAAACCGTCAATAATAAACACGAATTTTCCAAATATCCAGTCAATAACTATCAACTAGATTATTTCGTCGATTCATCATGGGATTGGTTGCCATGGAACTGGGGTGACGGCATTGGCAAGTCGGTCATGTACGCTATTTATGCTATCACCAATTTTCTGTGGCTGATCTCCGTCTACCTCTCCTACGCCACGGGTTACCTGATTCAACAAGCTTACTCACTAGATTTCATCAAAGATACCACCGATGCCATTGGTAAAAACATGCAACTACTCGCCGGGGTTTCTAAAAACGGCTTTAGCGCTGACGGCTTTTATCCCGGTATGCTTTTGTTGCTGATATTAGTGCTTGGCGTGTATGTCGCCTATACTGGCCTGATCAAACGTGAATCCTCCAAAGCCATCTCAGCGGTAGCCAATTTTATCGTGATTTTTATTCTGTCGGCAAGCTTCATTGCCTACTCACCCGACTATATTGGCAAGATCAACCAATTTTCCGCCGATATGAGTACCTCAGCTTTAAACACTGGTTCTAAAATGATCATGCAAAATAAACAGTCCACCTCAAAAAACGGGGTTGATGCGATTCGTGAAACGTTATTCAACATTCAAGTCAAACAGCCGTGGACGTTATTACAGTTTGGCGATTCTAATCTCAAGGAGGTTGGCGAGGATCGCGTCAACAAACTGGTCAAAACTGATCCGTTCAAGAACAAAGGTAAAGATCGAACAGAGATCGTCAAGGCTGAAATTGAAGATAAAGAAAACGACAATCTATCAGCGGTCAAAACGATTCAACGTTTAGGTGTGACCACCTTTGTGTGTATCTTCGATATCGCAATCACCATTTTTGTCTTCTTTCTCACAGCGATGATGTTATTTAGTCAAATCCTCTTTATTATTTACGCCATTTTCTTACCGATCAGTTGTCTCTTAGCCATGATCCCAGGATTTAACGGCTTAATGAAAACGGCTGTTTTGCGGCTATTCAATACGATCATGATGCGTGCTGGCGTCACTATTGTCCTAACATTGACGTTCTGCCTTTCCACCATGATCTATGGGCTATCGACCACCACCCCATTCTTTCTGGTCGCCTTTCTCCAAATCGTCATCTTTGCCGGCATCTGGATGAAGCTCGGCGATTTAATGGGCATGATGCAGCTTAAAAGTTCTGACTCCCAAGCTGGTGCTAGTCGCTTGCGCCGCAGTAGTAGCCGTTTGATCCGGCAGGTCATGGGCAACGCCGCAATGGGTGGTATGCTCGCACGCGGTTTAAAACCACGTCCACAGCCGCAGACTGAAACTGGTACTGATGCAACCGGTAAAGGTAATTCAAAACGACCACAGCCCAATAAACGCGATGCCACCACTAGCAAGATGACCCGTGCTGGTAAAAAAGTGGGTGCTGCATTAGATACCAAAAAGAAAATGGCCGCAACTGCGAAACACACCAAAGAACAGTTAAAGGATCTGCCAACCAATACAAAATATGGGTTACATCAAGGTAAAGAAACGGCTAAAAAAGGTATTGGTGATTTCAAAAATGGGTTGAAAAATCAGCGTCAAGACAATCAATCAGAACGCGAACTGGCCGCTAAAAAACGTCGGGAAGAAATGCAACGGCGTAAATTAGTGGTTGATCCGCCAAAGAATCCACGGCAACCGTCTAATTCTGATCCGATCAAGAAAAAGTCGGCAGTTTCTCCAGTCACGCAACCAAAGCCACGCGATCCCAGTACCACTAAACTACCACATACTAAAACACCAATAGAAAAGCCAACATCACGGCCCAAACAATCATTCACGACTGCACCCAAAACTGGTGAGAAACGGCAATTCAAACCGACAACTGACAAGCCACTGAATCTCGTTGTCAATAAAACAACCATGCACCGTAAATTGCTGGTCAAGCCAAGGCAAAAACATGATGAATAA
- a CDS encoding ATP-binding protein — protein sequence MKFPIKYIEDNLVFNRDGECFAYYELVPYNYSFLSPDQKAEVHENFRQLISQNRDGKLHLLQLATESSIKDTMRRSKATVKGNLKSIADTHIDGQAAALIDNIGDNQVDYRFFIGFKLLLNDRELSAKGVWHDIMLGIQDFLHEFNEKYTGDFMVMNNSEVDRFRKVARFLADKVSRRFKIRPLIKDDFGYLLEHLYGMSGQDYEDYQYHLPRQKNEQDTVIKKYDLIKPTRSLIEQKQRYLIITHGFTESYVTYMALSDIVGELDFPGSEIFYFQQQQFDFPIDTSLNVEIVTNKKALTKVRNKKKELKDLDNHAYESNNETTRGVADALDSVDDLEAELDQTKDAMYKISYVIRVSGKSYDEMKKRADQVLDFYDSLNIKLVRPFGDMLGLHSEFMPASKRYMNDYIQYVTSDFIASLGFGATQALGEREGIYVGYNVDTGRNVFIKPDLAAQGLKGTVTNALSAAFLGSLGGGKSFSNNLLVYYAVLYGAQALILDPKSERTDWAKNLDFMQDDINIVNLTSEEANRGLLDPYIILSNPKDSESLAVDTLTFLTGISSRDAERFPTLRKAIRNVTLDPQPGLLKVITELRREGTPIANNIADHIESFTDYDFAALLFSDGSTRRSIALDRKINIIQIADLVLPDADKTQDEYITAEMLSVAMLMIISTFAIDFIHADRSQFKIVDLDEAWAFLNVAQGKALSMKLIREGRSMNAGVYLVTQNANDLLDEKMKNNIGMKFAFRSTDINEIKNTLTFFGLDAEDESNQHRLRSLDNGECLFQDIWGHVGVLHFDYIFEHLYKAFDTRPPAQITGGE from the coding sequence GTGAAGTTTCCCATAAAATATATCGAAGACAATTTAGTGTTTAATCGTGATGGCGAATGCTTCGCCTATTACGAACTCGTCCCCTATAATTACTCTTTTCTCTCACCTGATCAAAAAGCGGAAGTCCACGAAAATTTCCGTCAGTTGATCTCACAAAACCGTGACGGTAAACTGCATCTCTTACAACTTGCCACCGAATCCAGTATCAAAGACACGATGCGCCGTTCCAAAGCCACGGTCAAAGGAAATTTAAAAAGTATTGCCGATACGCATATTGACGGTCAAGCCGCCGCGTTGATCGACAATATTGGCGATAATCAAGTTGATTATCGTTTTTTTATTGGTTTTAAACTGCTGTTAAACGACCGCGAGTTATCCGCTAAAGGCGTTTGGCATGATATCATGCTTGGCATTCAGGATTTTCTTCATGAATTCAATGAAAAATACACCGGTGACTTCATGGTCATGAACAACAGCGAAGTTGATCGTTTTCGTAAAGTCGCCCGCTTCCTTGCCGATAAAGTCAGTCGCCGGTTTAAAATTCGACCGTTGATTAAAGATGACTTTGGTTACTTGTTAGAACATCTTTACGGTATGTCAGGGCAAGATTATGAAGACTACCAATACCACCTGCCACGACAAAAAAATGAACAAGATACGGTAATCAAAAAATATGACTTGATCAAGCCAACGCGTTCGTTGATTGAACAAAAGCAGCGTTACTTGATCATCACCCACGGTTTCACCGAATCCTATGTCACCTATATGGCCTTATCCGATATTGTTGGTGAATTAGATTTTCCCGGTAGTGAGATTTTCTACTTCCAGCAACAACAATTCGATTTTCCCATTGATACCTCACTGAATGTGGAAATTGTGACTAACAAAAAGGCACTAACTAAGGTGCGTAACAAAAAGAAAGAATTGAAAGATTTAGATAACCACGCCTATGAATCTAATAACGAAACCACTCGCGGTGTCGCCGATGCCCTTGATTCCGTTGACGACTTGGAGGCTGAGCTTGATCAAACTAAAGACGCGATGTACAAAATTTCCTATGTCATTCGCGTCAGTGGAAAAAGCTACGATGAAATGAAAAAGCGCGCTGATCAAGTCCTCGATTTCTATGATTCATTGAATATTAAATTGGTTCGCCCGTTCGGCGATATGCTGGGGCTACACAGCGAGTTCATGCCCGCTTCAAAGCGCTACATGAATGACTACATTCAATACGTGACTAGTGATTTCATTGCCTCATTAGGCTTTGGTGCTACTCAAGCTTTAGGAGAACGCGAAGGAATTTATGTGGGCTACAACGTGGATACCGGCCGCAATGTTTTCATCAAACCTGACTTAGCCGCGCAAGGCTTAAAGGGAACAGTGACCAATGCTCTTTCGGCCGCTTTCCTTGGTTCACTTGGCGGTGGTAAATCATTTTCTAATAACTTACTCGTTTACTACGCCGTACTCTATGGCGCACAAGCTTTGATACTTGATCCAAAATCGGAACGAACTGATTGGGCGAAAAATTTAGACTTCATGCAAGACGATATTAACATCGTTAACCTGACCAGCGAAGAAGCGAATCGCGGTTTACTTGATCCTTATATCATTCTCAGTAATCCAAAAGATTCTGAAAGTCTGGCGGTCGATACACTCACCTTTTTAACGGGAATCTCTAGTCGTGATGCCGAACGGTTTCCGACTTTACGTAAAGCGATTCGCAACGTCACCCTTGATCCGCAACCCGGATTATTGAAAGTGATCACTGAACTGCGCCGCGAAGGGACCCCGATTGCCAACAATATCGCTGATCATATTGAATCGTTCACCGATTATGATTTTGCCGCCTTACTCTTTTCAGATGGCTCCACTCGCCGTTCGATCGCCTTGGACCGCAAAATCAATATCATTCAAATTGCCGATTTGGTCCTGCCTGATGCGGACAAAACGCAAGATGAATACATCACCGCGGAAATGTTATCCGTCGCCATGTTGATGATCATCTCGACTTTCGCCATCGACTTTATCCATGCCGATCGTTCGCAATTTAAAATTGTCGATCTCGATGAAGCTTGGGCATTTTTGAATGTAGCGCAAGGTAAAGCTCTTTCTATGAAGTTGATCCGTGAAGGCCGTTCAATGAATGCTGGGGTTTATCTAGTCACGCAAAACGCTAATGATCTTCTAGACGAAAAGATGAAAAATAATATCGGTATGAAATTTGCCTTTCGTTCGACCGATATTAATGAAATCAAAAACACCCTCACTTTCTTTGGGCTTGATGCCGAAGATGAAAGTAATCAACACCGCCTACGTTCACTGGATAATGGTGAATGCTTATTTCAAGATATTTGGGGCCACGTCGGTGTCCTACACTTTGATTATATCTTTGAACATCTATACAAGGCCTTCGACACTCGCCCACCAGCGCAGATAACTGGAGGTGAGTAA
- a CDS encoding conjugal transfer protein, producing the protein MKKIRSYTSIWSVEKVLYAINDVNLPFPVTFTQMTWFIVALFLVMLLGDVPPLSFIDGAFLKYLGIPAAITWFMSQKTFDNKRPLGFLRSVITYFTAQKITFSGRPVKPVKAHALDHITHVRRFNQ; encoded by the coding sequence ATGAAAAAGATTCGTAGTTACACCAGCATTTGGTCAGTGGAAAAAGTGCTCTACGCGATCAATGATGTTAATCTACCATTCCCCGTCACGTTCACGCAAATGACTTGGTTCATCGTTGCGCTATTTTTGGTCATGTTGCTGGGCGATGTACCACCACTAAGTTTTATTGATGGCGCGTTCCTAAAATATCTCGGTATTCCAGCAGCCATTACTTGGTTCATGAGTCAAAAGACTTTTGATAACAAACGGCCACTAGGTTTTCTTCGCTCGGTGATCACTTATTTTACCGCCCAGAAGATCACGTTTTCCGGACGGCCAGTCAAACCCGTTAAAGCCCATGCCCTTGACCACATCACCCACGTAAGGAGGTTCAACCAGTGA
- a CDS encoding antirestriction protein ArdA, translating to METVRVFIVNLGYYNQGKTTGKWFTPPLYPDAIAEQLELKNDSEEYAIHDYEAPFEIDRFDSIDEINRKYAALERLEEYDFGADVSALIGEWFRDIEELAENAEDIVIYKGVSDMAELAQDAVESGAIFGDLPDQVIAYLDFEALGRDIEIEGNYLVTNSAIYEYAN from the coding sequence ATGGAAACGGTACGCGTTTTTATCGTCAACTTAGGTTATTACAATCAAGGCAAGACCACAGGTAAATGGTTCACCCCACCGTTATACCCTGATGCCATTGCCGAACAGCTGGAATTGAAAAATGACAGTGAAGAGTACGCGATCCATGATTACGAAGCACCTTTTGAAATTGATCGCTTTGATTCAATAGACGAGATCAATCGTAAGTATGCTGCTTTAGAACGGCTTGAAGAATATGATTTTGGTGCTGACGTTAGTGCCTTGATTGGCGAATGGTTCCGTGATATTGAAGAACTAGCTGAAAACGCTGAGGATATCGTTATCTATAAGGGTGTTTCAGATATGGCCGAGCTAGCTCAAGATGCTGTGGAATCTGGTGCAATTTTCGGTGACCTTCCAGATCAAGTCATCGCTTACCTCGACTTTGAAGCACTGGGTCGCGATATAGAAATTGAAGGTAATTACTTGGTTACCAACAGCGCTATTTATGAATACGCAAACTAA
- a CDS encoding DNA cytosine methyltransferase, whose translation MKFLDLFSGIGGFRLGMEQAGHTCVGYCEIDKFSRKSYEAIFDIKGEWTAHDITTVRITELPTADIWCFGFPCQDISLAGKLRGFTTGHRSSLFFTVTNLIKQLPDNRRPTILFIENVKNLLSINGGLDFLRVQIELDQLGYDVEWSVLDSAALVPQHRERLFIVGHLRTKRQRQVFPIPDNGTTTTKGLAQVNPTVTHQYERVYDPDGIAPTLVATSGIRTKIITPTQKSLKVSDATHRGYTNAHSGDGISLTYPTSQTRRGRVAHKKAHTLLTDGSEAVVDQALRIRRLTPLEYWRLQGFPDEVFYKAKDSGLSDAQLYKQAGNSVTVPIIKAIVSRFQLLSDQHK comes from the coding sequence ATGAAATTTTTAGACCTATTTTCTGGCATTGGTGGTTTTAGGCTTGGGATGGAACAAGCCGGGCACACTTGTGTTGGCTATTGCGAAATAGATAAATTTTCGCGTAAAAGCTACGAAGCAATTTTTGATATCAAAGGAGAATGGACTGCCCATGACATCACAACAGTTAGAATTACTGAACTTCCAACCGCAGATATTTGGTGCTTCGGATTTCCATGCCAAGACATCAGCCTTGCTGGAAAATTGCGAGGATTCACCACAGGCCATCGTTCAAGTCTGTTCTTCACAGTTACAAACCTTATTAAGCAGCTACCCGATAATCGCCGACCCACAATTCTATTTATTGAGAACGTTAAAAACCTTCTTAGTATTAACGGCGGACTTGACTTCCTTAGAGTGCAAATTGAATTGGACCAATTGGGGTATGACGTTGAATGGTCAGTTCTCGATTCTGCCGCCCTCGTTCCCCAACACCGCGAGCGTTTATTCATTGTCGGACATCTTAGAACAAAACGTCAGCGACAAGTATTTCCTATCCCAGACAATGGAACAACGACTACTAAAGGACTAGCTCAAGTCAATCCAACTGTGACGCATCAATATGAACGCGTTTATGACCCTGATGGTATCGCACCAACTCTGGTTGCAACCTCTGGCATTAGAACAAAGATCATCACACCAACACAAAAATCACTCAAGGTATCAGATGCCACTCATCGTGGTTACACTAATGCGCATAGTGGTGATGGCATCAGTCTAACCTATCCCACTAGTCAAACTCGACGTGGCCGCGTTGCTCATAAAAAAGCGCACACTTTACTAACTGATGGCAGTGAAGCAGTTGTTGATCAAGCATTACGTATCCGTCGTTTAACGCCACTTGAATACTGGCGCCTACAAGGTTTTCCTGATGAAGTATTTTATAAAGCCAAGGACTCTGGCCTATCTGACGCACAACTTTATAAGCAAGCCGGTAATAGTGTGACGGTACCGATTATCAAAGCTATTGTATCGCGGTTTCAACTATTGAGTGATCAACATAAATAA
- a CDS encoding replication initiation factor domain-containing protein: MPIWREQIRTKRKQLNITQTTLARRIGITVRHVQRLENGTRSPSSSLQMQIDYVLAHWGEDPELTLNFDYVRIRFPTHDVETLIEKVLNLKMDFMLFNDWGLYGYSTSYVFSNIQVMASTPTEKIGTLLELKGQGCREFEGVLLANDETWFDFFRRCLELKAVFKRIDLAINDHAGLLSIPELITKCEKNECISVMRRFEGLKSGAMTDEQAEDHGASLYVGSMKSDIYFCIYEKEAEQQHKFGTDYQTVGIKNRFEIRLKNDRAKIAIEDLLAYRDVERTAFGIITRYIRFVNRGKNKDRAKWPLNPTWTVFCGKGRQPLRLTLDPEPFDLRRTRAWIKKQVAPTLKVLLNIDGYNGNNSTMAIIKNTELKQKHQTILEQQTLGISEVGGDYFENDQGTE; this comes from the coding sequence ATGCCGATTTGGCGTGAACAAATACGGACTAAGCGTAAGCAACTGAATATCACGCAAACAACTTTAGCTCGACGCATCGGGATTACAGTGAGACACGTCCAACGTTTAGAAAACGGCACGCGGAGTCCAAGTAGTTCTTTACAAATGCAAATTGACTATGTATTAGCTCACTGGGGTGAAGATCCAGAATTAACACTCAATTTTGATTATGTGCGTATTCGCTTCCCCACTCATGATGTGGAGACCTTGATTGAAAAGGTGCTCAATCTAAAAATGGATTTCATGCTATTCAATGACTGGGGATTATATGGTTATTCCACTAGCTATGTTTTTAGCAATATCCAAGTGATGGCCTCTACCCCAACCGAAAAAATTGGTACACTATTAGAACTTAAAGGCCAAGGGTGCCGTGAGTTTGAAGGAGTCCTATTGGCTAATGATGAAACTTGGTTTGACTTTTTTCGAAGGTGTTTAGAACTTAAAGCCGTTTTTAAACGAATTGATTTAGCTATTAATGATCACGCTGGTCTCCTCAGTATTCCTGAACTCATTACCAAATGTGAGAAAAATGAATGTATTTCGGTAATGCGTCGATTTGAAGGCCTAAAATCTGGTGCCATGACTGATGAACAAGCCGAAGATCATGGTGCGAGTTTATACGTTGGTTCGATGAAAAGTGATATTTACTTCTGTATCTATGAAAAAGAAGCGGAACAACAACATAAGTTTGGTACTGACTATCAAACGGTCGGAATCAAAAACCGCTTTGAAATACGTTTGAAAAATGATCGCGCCAAGATAGCTATTGAAGATTTACTTGCCTATCGTGATGTTGAGCGAACTGCTTTTGGCATTATTACTCGCTATATTCGTTTTGTTAATCGAGGCAAAAATAAAGATCGGGCTAAATGGCCGCTTAATCCAACCTGGACAGTTTTTTGTGGCAAAGGTAGGCAGCCACTACGACTGACCCTTGATCCCGAGCCCTTTGATCTTCGCCGCACTCGCGCTTGGATAAAAAAGCAAGTTGCTCCAACCCTTAAAGTTCTGCTGAACATTGACGGCTATAACGGTAATAACAGCACGATGGCTATAATCAAGAACACCGAATTAAAGCAAAAGCATCAAACGATACTTGAACAACAAACCCTTGGTATTAGTGAAGTTGGAGGTGATTATTTTGAAAACGACCAAGGAACTGAATAA